In the genome of Mycobacterium kansasii ATCC 12478, one region contains:
- a CDS encoding cytochrome P450, translating to MPCPNVPPGFDFTDPDIYAERLPVAEFAELRASAPIWWNEQAPGHGGGYHDGGFWAITKLKDVKEVSRRSDVFSSYENTVIPRFHNDIAREDIEVQRFVMLNQDAPHHTRLRKIISRGFTPRAIGRLEAELNERAHKIAKAAAAEGSGDFVEQVSCELPLQAIAGLLGVPQEDRGKLFHWSNEMTGTEDPEFAHVDPKASSVELISYAMKMAEDKAKNPGDDIVTQLIQADIDGEKLSDDEFGFFVVMLAVAGNETSRNSITQGMMAFADHPDQWELYKNERPESAADEIVRWATPVTCFQRTALQDYELSGVQIKRGQRVVMFYRSANFDEEVFEDPYTFNILRNPNPHVGFGGTGAHYCIGANLARLTITLMFNAIADHMPDLRPISAPQRLRSGWLNGIKHWQVDYAGKCPVAASAPSAVAGGVSSSVAR from the coding sequence GTGCCTTGCCCCAATGTCCCACCTGGGTTCGATTTCACCGACCCCGACATCTACGCCGAGCGGCTCCCGGTCGCCGAATTTGCCGAACTGCGGGCGTCCGCACCGATCTGGTGGAACGAGCAGGCACCCGGCCACGGCGGCGGCTACCACGACGGCGGCTTCTGGGCGATCACCAAGCTCAAGGACGTCAAGGAGGTGTCGCGGCGCAGCGACGTGTTCTCCAGCTACGAGAACACCGTGATCCCGCGTTTCCACAACGACATCGCGCGCGAGGACATCGAGGTGCAGCGGTTCGTCATGCTCAACCAGGACGCACCCCACCACACCCGGTTGCGCAAGATCATCTCGCGCGGGTTCACGCCGCGGGCCATCGGACGCCTGGAGGCCGAACTCAACGAGCGTGCCCACAAGATTGCCAAAGCGGCAGCGGCCGAGGGTTCCGGCGACTTCGTCGAGCAGGTGTCGTGTGAGCTACCGCTGCAGGCCATCGCGGGTTTGCTGGGTGTGCCACAGGAGGATCGCGGGAAGCTGTTCCACTGGTCGAACGAGATGACCGGCACCGAAGACCCGGAATTCGCGCATGTCGACCCGAAGGCGTCCTCGGTGGAGCTGATCAGCTACGCCATGAAGATGGCCGAGGACAAGGCCAAGAATCCGGGCGACGACATCGTGACGCAGCTGATTCAGGCCGACATCGACGGTGAAAAGCTCTCCGACGACGAGTTCGGCTTCTTCGTGGTGATGCTCGCCGTGGCCGGCAACGAGACCAGTCGCAATTCCATCACCCAGGGCATGATGGCGTTCGCGGACCACCCCGACCAGTGGGAGCTGTACAAGAACGAGCGTCCGGAGAGCGCCGCCGACGAGATCGTCCGCTGGGCCACTCCGGTCACCTGTTTCCAGCGGACCGCGCTGCAGGACTACGAGTTGTCCGGCGTGCAGATCAAGAGGGGCCAGCGGGTGGTGATGTTCTACCGCTCGGCGAACTTCGACGAAGAGGTCTTCGAAGACCCCTACACGTTCAACATCTTGCGCAACCCCAACCCGCACGTGGGCTTCGGCGGCACCGGCGCGCATTACTGCATCGGAGCCAACTTGGCCCGGCTGACCATCACCCTGATGTTCAACGCCATCGCCGACCACATGCCGGACCTGAGGCCCATCTCAGCGCCGCAGCGGCTGCGGTCGGGCTGGCTCAACGGCATCAAGCACTGGCAGGTCGACTACGCCGGCAAGTGCCCGGTAGCCGCCAGTGCGCCCAGTGCGGTGGCGGGCGGCGTCTCGAGTTCCGTGGCGCGGTAA
- a CDS encoding steroid 3-ketoacyl-CoA thiolase, with amino-acid sequence MGNPVIVEATRSPIGKRNGWLSGLHATELLGAVQKALVHKAGIDAGDVEQVIGGCVTQFAEQSNNISRTAWLTVGLPDHVGATTIDCQCGSGQQANHLIAGLISAGAIDVGIACGIEAMSRVGLGANAGPDRNWRAESWDIDMPNQFEAAERIAKRRGITREDIDVFGFQSQLRAKRAWDEGRFDREISPIEAPVLDEQKQPTSERHMVTRDQGLRDTTMEGLSQLKPVLEGGIHTAGTSSQISDGAAAVLWMDEDKAKALGLKPRARIVSQALVGAEPYYHLDGPVQSTAKVLEKAGMKMGDIDITEINEAFASVVLSWARVHEPDMDRVNVNGGAIALGHPVGCTGSRLITTALHELERTDQSTALITMCAGGALSTGTIIERI; translated from the coding sequence ATGGGTAACCCGGTAATCGTCGAGGCCACACGCAGCCCGATCGGCAAGCGAAATGGGTGGTTGTCAGGTCTGCACGCCACCGAGCTGCTCGGAGCGGTGCAGAAGGCACTGGTGCACAAGGCCGGGATCGATGCGGGAGACGTCGAACAGGTCATCGGCGGCTGCGTGACCCAATTCGCGGAGCAGTCCAACAACATCAGCCGCACCGCGTGGTTGACTGTGGGGTTGCCCGACCACGTCGGCGCCACCACCATCGACTGCCAGTGCGGCAGCGGGCAGCAGGCCAATCACCTGATCGCCGGGCTGATCTCGGCCGGCGCGATCGACGTCGGCATCGCCTGCGGAATCGAGGCGATGAGCCGGGTCGGCTTAGGGGCCAACGCGGGGCCGGACCGCAACTGGCGGGCCGAGTCGTGGGACATCGACATGCCCAACCAGTTCGAGGCCGCTGAGCGAATCGCCAAGCGCCGCGGCATCACCCGCGAGGACATCGATGTCTTCGGGTTCCAGTCGCAATTGCGCGCCAAGCGCGCCTGGGACGAGGGCCGTTTCGACCGGGAAATCTCGCCCATCGAGGCGCCGGTGCTCGACGAGCAAAAGCAACCCACCAGCGAGCGCCATATGGTCACCCGCGACCAGGGCCTGCGGGACACCACCATGGAGGGGCTGAGCCAGCTGAAACCGGTGCTGGAAGGCGGCATTCACACCGCGGGCACGTCATCGCAGATCTCCGACGGCGCGGCCGCAGTGTTGTGGATGGACGAAGACAAGGCCAAGGCACTCGGCTTGAAGCCGCGCGCCCGGATCGTCAGCCAGGCGCTCGTCGGCGCGGAGCCCTACTACCACCTCGACGGTCCGGTGCAGTCGACGGCGAAGGTGCTCGAAAAGGCCGGCATGAAGATGGGCGACATCGACATCACCGAGATCAACGAGGCGTTCGCCTCCGTGGTGCTGTCCTGGGCGCGGGTCCACGAGCCGGACATGGATCGGGTCAACGTCAACGGCGGTGCGATCGCATTGGGCCATCCGGTGGGGTGCACCGGCAGCCGGCTGATCACCACCGCATTGCACGAGCTGGAGCGCACGGACCAAAGCACCGCGCTGATCACCATGTGCGCCGGCGGTGCCCTGTCCACCGGGACCATCATCGAAAGAATCTGA
- a CDS encoding nitroreductase family deazaflavin-dependent oxidoreductase → MPKSPPRFLNSPFTDVLIKWMSRLNTWMYRRNGGEGLGGTFQKIPVALLTTTGRKTGQPRVSPLYFLRDGDRVIVAASKGGADKNPMWYLNLKANPKVSVQIKKEILDLTARDATDEERAKYWRQLVDMYPTYEDYQSWTDRTIPIVVCEP, encoded by the coding sequence ATGCCGAAGTCGCCGCCGAGGTTTCTGAATTCGCCGTTCACCGATGTTCTGATCAAGTGGATGTCGCGCCTCAATACCTGGATGTATCGACGCAACGGCGGCGAGGGCCTCGGTGGCACCTTCCAGAAGATCCCGGTCGCTCTGCTGACCACCACCGGCCGCAAGACCGGCCAGCCACGGGTCAGTCCGCTGTACTTCCTGCGCGACGGCGACCGGGTGATCGTCGCCGCCTCCAAGGGCGGCGCCGACAAGAATCCGATGTGGTACCTCAACCTCAAGGCCAACCCCAAGGTTTCGGTGCAGATCAAAAAGGAAATTCTCGATCTCACCGCGCGCGACGCCACCGACGAAGAGCGCGCCAAGTACTGGCGGCAGTTGGTCGACATGTATCCGACCTACGAGGACTACCAGTCCTGGACCGACCGGACCATCCCGATCGTGGTCTGCGAGCCCTAG
- a CDS encoding PE family protein yields the protein MSTLIAVPEILDSAATDLASIASTLNAADVSAAARTTGILAAAEDEVSAAIAVLFSSHAQTYQAVSAQATAFHQQFLQALTAGAAAYAGAEAANASPLAQLLAAVNAPVQALTGRPLIGNGANGAPGTGANGAPGGWLLGDGGAGGSGAPATISTPGGAGGAGGAAGLLGSGGAGGAGGSSAFAGQAAGAGGAGGAGGWLSGNGGVGGAGGAAVSAAGKAGAGGIGGAGGLLGAGGAGGAGGTSVGISGGDGGAGGAGGAGGLLGGLVGAGGGDGGAGGFGLTAGGAGGRGGDAGLFAGPGGAGGAAGGSLKAGTGAIGGDGGSAGFLFGSGGIGGDGGFSAVGDGGAGGRGGNAGLLFSSAGSGGAGGFSGGGIGGAGGAGGVGGLLGCGGIGGAGGYGSTTGGHGGDGGTAGRLIGIGGAGGAGGEGGTTGGDGGAGGNAVLVGNGGNGGNGGTGPTLGGNGAGGTAGLLLGANGTNGPNPATPLPPVRQAVLNAINAPAEALTGRPLIGNGVNGAPGTGANGAPGGWLLGDGGSGGSGAADIGQDGGTGGAGGLLGSGGAGGAGGSSSTGNGGAGGTGGAGGWFSGNAGVGGAGGPATGFGPTKIGGAGGSGGVGGLLGAGGAGGAGGFSLGGVGGAGGTGGASGSLAGLVGAGGGNGGNGAFGHATGGAGGAGGNAGLVGGPGGAGGTGGVGVVNGGHGGDAGNAGLLFGSGGLGGTGGVGVGGKGGAAGHGGDAGLLFSSAGPGGTGGFGGSTGGAGGSGGNAGQLGCGGIGGAGGFGTITGGTGGTGGTAGRLVGVGGAGGAGGDSTTTGGDGGDGGNAVLIGNGGNGGNAGTGPTTGAGGTGGTGGNLLGVNGFDGLT from the coding sequence ATGTCGACTTTGATCGCGGTGCCCGAGATCCTGGATTCGGCCGCAACGGATCTGGCCAGTATCGCTTCGACGCTCAATGCCGCGGATGTGTCCGCGGCGGCACGTACCACGGGGATCTTGGCGGCAGCTGAGGACGAGGTCTCGGCCGCGATCGCGGTGCTGTTCTCCAGCCACGCCCAGACGTACCAGGCGGTCAGCGCGCAGGCGACGGCGTTTCACCAGCAGTTCCTGCAGGCGTTGACCGCGGGCGCGGCGGCCTATGCCGGTGCCGAGGCGGCCAACGCTTCGCCCCTGGCGCAACTGCTTGCCGCGGTCAACGCGCCGGTCCAGGCGCTGACCGGGCGCCCGCTGATCGGAAACGGCGCCAACGGCGCCCCGGGCACCGGCGCCAACGGGGCGCCGGGCGGTTGGTTGCTCGGTGACGGTGGTGCCGGCGGGTCCGGTGCGCCCGCAACGATCTCCACACCCGGCGGCGCCGGTGGCGCGGGTGGGGCCGCCGGATTGCTGGGCTCCGGCGGGGCCGGTGGAGCCGGCGGCAGCTCAGCGTTTGCCGGTCAGGCCGCGGGGGCCGGCGGCGCCGGCGGGGCCGGCGGGTGGTTGTCGGGCAACGGGGGTGTGGGCGGCGCCGGTGGAGCGGCCGTATCGGCGGCGGGGAAGGCCGGTGCGGGCGGGATCGGTGGGGCCGGCGGCTTGCTGGGTGCCGGTGGGGCCGGCGGTGCGGGTGGAACGAGCGTTGGTATCAGCGGCGGTGACGGCGGGGCCGGTGGGGCCGGCGGGGCCGGCGGGCTACTCGGCGGGCTGGTCGGCGCCGGTGGCGGGGACGGCGGGGCCGGTGGCTTCGGTCTCACGGCCGGGGGCGCGGGAGGCCGTGGTGGCGACGCGGGCCTATTCGCCGGACCCGGCGGCGCCGGCGGCGCCGCCGGCGGCAGCCTCAAAGCCGGCACCGGAGCGATCGGCGGCGACGGCGGGAGCGCCGGCTTCCTGTTCGGCAGCGGCGGCATCGGTGGGGACGGCGGATTCAGCGCCGTCGGCGACGGCGGGGCGGGCGGGCGCGGCGGCAATGCCGGCTTGCTGTTTTCCAGCGCCGGATCAGGCGGAGCCGGCGGGTTCAGTGGCGGTGGCATCGGCGGGGCCGGCGGGGCCGGCGGGGTCGGTGGACTGCTGGGTTGCGGCGGCATCGGCGGCGCCGGCGGCTACGGCAGCACTACCGGCGGTCACGGCGGCGACGGCGGCACCGCCGGCCGCCTGATAGGCATCGGCGGCGCGGGTGGGGCCGGTGGCGAAGGCGGAACGACCGGTGGCGACGGCGGAGCCGGCGGCAACGCCGTGCTGGTCGGCAACGGCGGCAACGGCGGCAACGGCGGGACCGGCCCGACCCTCGGCGGCAACGGCGCCGGCGGCACTGCCGGACTGCTGTTGGGCGCCAACGGCACCAACGGCCCGAATCCCGCCACGCCACTGCCGCCGGTGCGACAGGCTGTGCTCAATGCGATCAACGCGCCTGCCGAGGCGCTGACCGGGCGCCCGCTGATCGGCAACGGCGTCAACGGGGCCCCGGGCACCGGAGCCAACGGCGCGCCCGGCGGATGGTTGCTCGGCGACGGCGGATCCGGCGGGTCCGGGGCGGCGGACATAGGCCAAGACGGCGGGACCGGCGGGGCCGGCGGGCTGTTGGGCTCCGGGGGCGCCGGTGGAGCGGGCGGAAGCTCCTCGACGGGTAACGGCGGGGCCGGCGGGACCGGTGGAGCCGGGGGATGGTTCTCGGGCAACGCCGGCGTCGGCGGGGCCGGTGGACCCGCAACGGGATTCGGGCCCACCAAGATCGGCGGGGCCGGCGGCAGCGGCGGTGTCGGGGGGCTGTTGGGCGCCGGTGGGGCCGGCGGTGCCGGTGGATTCAGCCTGGGCGGCGTCGGCGGGGCCGGTGGGACGGGCGGCGCCTCCGGATCGCTTGCCGGGTTGGTCGGAGCCGGCGGCGGTAACGGCGGGAACGGCGCGTTCGGCCACGCCACCGGGGGTGCCGGTGGAGCCGGTGGCAACGCCGGCCTGGTCGGCGGGCCCGGCGGGGCCGGTGGAACCGGCGGGGTTGGCGTCGTCAACGGCGGTCACGGCGGGGACGCCGGCAACGCCGGCCTGCTGTTCGGCAGCGGCGGGCTCGGTGGGACCGGCGGAGTCGGCGTGGGCGGCAAAGGCGGGGCCGCAGGTCACGGCGGCGATGCGGGTCTGCTGTTCTCCAGCGCCGGGCCTGGCGGGACGGGCGGCTTCGGCGGCTCGACCGGCGGAGCCGGGGGCAGCGGCGGCAACGCCGGCCAACTCGGCTGCGGCGGTATCGGCGGAGCCGGCGGGTTCGGCACCATCACCGGCGGGACCGGTGGCACCGGTGGCACCGCCGGGCGGCTGGTGGGTGTCGGTGGTGCCGGTGGCGCCGGCGGCGACAGCACGACGACCGGCGGCGACGGCGGCGACGGCGGCAATGCGGTGCTGATCGGGAACGGCGGCAACGGCGGTAACGCCGGGACCGGCCCGACCACGGGTGCCGGCGGGACCGGTGGCACCGGCGGGAACCTGTTGGGCGTCAACGGGTTTGACGGGTTGACGTAG